A genomic window from Halorubrum trapanicum includes:
- a CDS encoding DUF5795 family protein — protein MSNRVVQGRMVTPEKLAELVEGESVLEAESIADADRDCPECGGDVISVGYMPSVTEFVTGYKCQDCDWSADDRE, from the coding sequence ATGTCGAACCGCGTCGTTCAGGGGCGGATGGTGACGCCCGAGAAGCTCGCAGAGCTGGTCGAAGGGGAGTCGGTCCTGGAGGCCGAGTCGATCGCGGACGCCGACCGCGACTGTCCGGAGTGCGGCGGCGACGTCATCTCGGTCGGGTACATGCCGAGCGTGACCGAGTTCGTCACCGGCTACAAGTGCCAAGACTGCGACTGGAGCGCCGACGACCGGGAGTAG
- a CDS encoding DUF5794 domain-containing protein — MSTSRHPVALRLEQQVGSATKLLATVMALPLVDGIFPALVVAGVLGSATGVVETGILIFGGSATAAVILAEMDGSRREMATSVLLIGAVIIPVAAVEAALAPTLQGLLDLPVFERFAGLVILTVAAKTASSEVGEYLPSPGVIIGLGLVASFDPSGFALRTSTEYVVNGTAAAAVGVAFALSIALLSPHLRGRVDIDRFRFGSAVALGVLALPILLGPFDLMQTDAPIALAVLAVTTLFAYDPNTDGVAGPTGDGDAPDGDESTDEGVAGEDGDATDDEGADEEPPSDPPLDAPPEGPSPVVDDDVAVLANGGEGRETDDDPDPFTDDDSRAPWL; from the coding sequence ATGAGCACGTCACGCCACCCGGTCGCCCTGCGGCTCGAACAGCAGGTCGGGAGCGCGACGAAGCTGCTCGCGACCGTCATGGCCCTGCCGCTCGTCGACGGCATCTTCCCCGCCCTCGTCGTCGCCGGCGTCCTCGGCTCGGCCACGGGCGTCGTCGAGACCGGCATCCTCATCTTCGGCGGCTCCGCGACCGCCGCGGTGATCCTCGCGGAGATGGACGGCTCGCGCCGGGAGATGGCGACCTCGGTGCTGCTTATCGGCGCGGTGATCATCCCGGTCGCCGCCGTCGAGGCCGCCCTGGCGCCGACGCTCCAGGGGCTCCTCGATCTGCCCGTCTTCGAGCGGTTCGCCGGGCTCGTCATCCTGACCGTCGCCGCCAAGACCGCCAGCTCGGAGGTCGGCGAGTACCTGCCGAGCCCGGGCGTGATCATCGGGCTCGGCCTCGTCGCGAGCTTCGACCCGTCGGGGTTCGCCTTACGGACCTCGACCGAGTACGTGGTCAACGGCACCGCGGCCGCCGCCGTGGGCGTCGCGTTCGCCCTGTCGATCGCGCTGCTGTCACCGCACCTCCGCGGTCGCGTCGACATCGACCGGTTCCGGTTCGGCTCCGCGGTCGCGCTGGGAGTGCTCGCGCTGCCGATCCTGCTCGGCCCGTTCGACCTCATGCAGACGGACGCGCCCATCGCGCTCGCGGTACTCGCCGTGACGACCCTGTTCGCGTACGACCCGAACACTGACGGCGTGGCGGGCCCCACCGGCGACGGTGACGCGCCCGACGGTGACGAGTCGACGGACGAGGGCGTCGCCGGGGAAGACGGAGACGCGACCGACGACGAGGGCGCGGACGAGGAGCCGCCGAGCGACCCGCCGCTCGACGCGCCCCCGGAGGGACCCTCCCCCGTCGTCGACGACGACGTCGCGGTCCTCGCGAACGGCGGCGAGGGGCGCGAGACCGACGACGACCCGGACCCCTTCACGGACGACGACTCGCGGGCGCCCTGGCTGTAG
- the guaB gene encoding IMP dehydrogenase yields MATDSGRFSAKLEVPEALTFDDVLLRPKESRVEPDDADLSTRVSKNVELNVPVLSAAMDTVTESDLAIAMAREGGLGVLHRNMTVEETAAEVERVKRAHELVIRRENVVTVSPDDTVSEADAVMERQGVSGAPVVDEDDAVLGIISGTDIRPYLEVGEEDAVREAMTDEVITAPEDVEAREALELMYDHKIERVPVVDGDDRLVGLVTMQGILQRREHEEAARDETGRLLAGVAVGPFEEERAVAADEAGVDVIFIDCAHAHNLNVLDSAEAIKGTVDADVVVGNVGTREAAEAAVDFADGLKVGIGPGSICTTRVVSGAGMPQMTAVAEVADVAAGHGVPVIADGGIRYSGDAIKALAAGADAVMLGSYFAGTDEAPGRVITMQGKKYKQYRGMGSVGAMKSGGGDRYLKEEDEDEEFVPEGVEAATPYKGSLASELHQLTGGMRSGMGYVGAETVPDLHERAEFVRVSTAGQSESHPHDVMITDEAPNYSPDE; encoded by the coding sequence ATGGCGACAGATTCTGGCCGGTTCTCGGCGAAGCTCGAGGTTCCGGAAGCGCTGACGTTCGACGACGTACTGCTCCGCCCCAAGGAGAGTCGGGTCGAGCCCGACGACGCCGACCTCAGCACGCGGGTGTCGAAGAACGTCGAACTCAACGTCCCCGTGCTGTCGGCGGCGATGGACACCGTCACCGAGAGCGACCTCGCGATCGCGATGGCCCGCGAGGGCGGCCTCGGCGTCCTCCACCGCAACATGACCGTCGAGGAGACGGCCGCCGAGGTCGAGCGCGTCAAGCGCGCGCACGAGCTCGTCATCCGCCGCGAGAACGTCGTCACCGTCTCGCCGGACGACACCGTCAGCGAGGCGGACGCCGTGATGGAGCGACAGGGCGTCTCCGGGGCTCCCGTCGTCGACGAGGACGACGCCGTCCTCGGGATCATCTCCGGCACCGACATCCGCCCGTACCTCGAGGTCGGCGAGGAAGACGCCGTCCGCGAGGCGATGACCGACGAGGTCATCACGGCGCCCGAGGACGTCGAGGCCCGCGAGGCGCTGGAGCTGATGTACGACCACAAGATCGAGCGCGTCCCGGTCGTCGACGGCGACGACCGGCTCGTCGGCCTCGTCACGATGCAGGGCATCCTCCAGCGCCGCGAGCACGAGGAGGCCGCCCGCGACGAGACCGGGCGCCTGCTCGCCGGCGTCGCCGTCGGCCCCTTCGAGGAGGAGCGCGCCGTCGCGGCCGACGAGGCCGGCGTCGACGTCATCTTCATCGACTGCGCGCACGCGCACAACCTCAACGTGCTCGACTCCGCCGAGGCGATCAAGGGGACCGTCGACGCCGACGTCGTCGTCGGCAACGTCGGGACGCGCGAGGCCGCCGAGGCCGCGGTCGACTTCGCCGACGGGCTGAAGGTCGGCATCGGGCCGGGGTCGATCTGTACCACGCGCGTGGTCAGCGGCGCGGGGATGCCCCAGATGACCGCGGTCGCGGAGGTCGCGGACGTCGCCGCCGGTCACGGCGTGCCCGTCATCGCCGACGGCGGCATCCGCTACTCCGGCGACGCGATCAAGGCGCTCGCGGCTGGCGCCGACGCGGTGATGCTCGGCTCCTACTTCGCCGGCACCGACGAGGCGCCGGGCCGCGTCATCACGATGCAGGGGAAAAAGTACAAGCAGTACCGCGGGATGGGCTCGGTCGGCGCGATGAAGTCCGGCGGCGGCGACCGCTACCTCAAGGAGGAGGACGAAGACGAGGAGTTCGTCCCCGAAGGCGTCGAGGCGGCGACCCCGTACAAGGGGAGCCTCGCCTCCGAGCTCCACCAGCTCACCGGCGGGATGCGCTCCGGGATGGGGTACGTCGGCGCGGAGACCGTCCCCGACCTCCACGAGCGCGCGGAGTTCGTCCGCGTCTCGACCGCGGGCCAGAGCGAGAGCCACCCGCACGACGTGATGATCACGGACGAGGCGCCCAACTACAGCCCGGACGAGTAG
- a CDS encoding HalX domain-containing protein: MSEQPPLVLVVEDEPDLADLYAAWLGDEYRVRTAYGGREALDQLDEADDEVDAILLDRRMPGLSGDEVLTAVRDRGIDCRVAMVTAVEPDFDILEMGFDDYLVKPVTSETLRETVEGLLRRGEYDSEVQELFSLTSKKAMLESEKSASDLADNEEYQRLTERIEELRERADESRDAVATDDEDYEKLFQDFDADE; this comes from the coding sequence ATGAGTGAGCAACCGCCGCTGGTCCTCGTGGTCGAGGACGAACCCGACTTGGCCGACCTGTACGCCGCCTGGCTCGGCGACGAGTATCGCGTCCGAACCGCGTACGGCGGCCGCGAGGCGCTCGATCAGCTCGACGAGGCCGACGACGAGGTCGACGCGATCCTCCTCGACCGCCGGATGCCCGGCCTCTCCGGCGACGAGGTCCTCACGGCCGTTCGCGACCGCGGCATCGACTGCCGGGTCGCGATGGTCACCGCCGTCGAGCCCGACTTCGACATCCTGGAGATGGGGTTCGACGACTACCTCGTCAAGCCCGTCACGAGCGAGACGCTCAGAGAGACCGTCGAGGGACTGCTGCGGCGCGGCGAGTACGACTCCGAGGTCCAAGAGCTGTTCTCGCTGACCTCGAAGAAGGCGATGCTGGAGTCGGAGAAGAGCGCGAGCGACCTCGCCGACAACGAGGAGTACCAGCGGCTCACCGAGCGGATCGAAGAGCTCCGCGAGCGGGCCGACGAGTCGCGCGACGCGGTCGCGACCGACGACGAGGACTACGAGAAGCTCTTCCAGGACTTCGACGCCGACGAGTAG
- a CDS encoding DEAD/DEAH box helicase has product MRVRDLPLSQPVVDHFAERGVRELYPPQRAAVDAGVCEGADVVAAVPTASGKTFVAQLALLTADGPGLYVCPLRALAREKYETFAALPGVDVGISTGDFDATGEALAGNDVVVATSEKVDSAIRNGASWVDELACVVVDEVHLLGAERRGPTLEVTLATLRRRNPDLQTVALSATVDNPEAIADWLDAALVESDWRPVELRTGVAVGGEVAFDDGTGLSVDVDTDGIGGVGDDGDETDADDDDAEIDPTEVTAALVADAVADGGQCLAFVRSRREAVDLAERLADEGLAAALGVEGAAAAAAEDATDVDGTLTGRQLADCLRAGVAFHHAGLRSGHRAVVESAFRERDVACICATPTLAAGVNVPARRVVVRDQRRYGEGGMAWIPTLEVHQMCGRAGRPGLDPHGEAVLVADADTRDEVRERYVEGEPEAVESQLADPGALRTHVLAAVATGFAATESEILDVFEGTFYARETGAGGLADAVAVAVDDLVAAGMVARETGGVEDYRLVATAVGETTSKQYVRPETGERIVAGLRAAADMSATTLTAFEVICDTPDMQDTYLGNAERADVYQFARTNAAHLTTDMTEPEDFEAWLESVKTARILDEWIGGATVEELVERYRIGPGDLDSRVERAEWLLSAAEALGETIGVSVPAVSRARSRL; this is encoded by the coding sequence ATGCGCGTCCGGGACCTGCCGCTGTCTCAGCCCGTCGTCGACCACTTCGCCGAGCGCGGCGTGCGCGAGCTGTACCCGCCGCAGCGCGCGGCGGTCGACGCGGGCGTCTGCGAGGGCGCCGACGTCGTCGCCGCGGTGCCGACCGCGTCGGGCAAGACGTTCGTCGCCCAGCTCGCGCTCCTGACCGCGGACGGTCCCGGGCTGTACGTCTGTCCGCTCCGCGCGCTCGCCCGCGAGAAGTACGAGACGTTCGCGGCGCTACCCGGGGTCGACGTTGGCATCTCCACCGGCGACTTCGACGCGACGGGCGAGGCGCTCGCGGGCAACGACGTCGTCGTCGCCACGAGCGAGAAGGTGGACTCCGCGATCCGCAACGGCGCCTCGTGGGTCGACGAACTCGCGTGCGTCGTCGTCGACGAGGTCCACCTGCTCGGCGCGGAGCGGCGCGGACCGACCCTCGAAGTGACGCTGGCGACGCTCCGGCGCCGGAATCCCGACCTCCAGACGGTGGCGCTGTCGGCGACGGTCGACAACCCGGAGGCGATCGCGGACTGGCTCGACGCCGCCCTCGTCGAGTCCGACTGGCGCCCCGTCGAGCTTCGGACCGGCGTCGCCGTCGGCGGCGAGGTCGCGTTCGACGACGGCACGGGCCTCTCGGTCGACGTCGACACCGACGGGATCGGAGGTGTCGGCGACGACGGCGACGAGACCGACGCCGACGATGATGACGCCGAGATCGACCCGACCGAGGTCACGGCCGCCCTGGTCGCCGACGCGGTCGCCGACGGCGGCCAGTGCCTCGCGTTCGTCCGCTCCCGCCGCGAGGCGGTCGACCTCGCGGAGCGGCTCGCGGACGAGGGGCTCGCGGCGGCGCTGGGGGTCGAGGGAGCGGCCGCGGCGGCGGCCGAGGACGCGACCGACGTGGACGGCACGCTGACCGGCCGGCAGCTCGCGGACTGCCTGCGCGCAGGGGTCGCGTTCCACCACGCTGGCCTCCGCTCGGGGCACCGCGCGGTCGTCGAGTCGGCGTTCCGCGAGCGCGACGTGGCCTGTATCTGCGCCACCCCGACGCTGGCGGCCGGCGTCAACGTCCCCGCCCGCCGCGTCGTCGTTCGGGACCAGCGACGGTACGGGGAGGGCGGCATGGCGTGGATCCCGACGCTGGAGGTCCACCAGATGTGCGGCCGCGCGGGGCGTCCGGGGCTCGACCCCCACGGCGAGGCGGTCCTCGTCGCCGACGCGGACACGCGCGACGAGGTCCGCGAGCGGTACGTCGAGGGCGAGCCCGAGGCGGTCGAGTCGCAGCTCGCCGACCCGGGGGCGCTCCGGACCCACGTCCTCGCGGCGGTCGCGACCGGGTTCGCGGCGACCGAGTCGGAGATCCTCGACGTGTTCGAGGGGACGTTCTACGCCCGCGAGACGGGGGCGGGCGGCCTCGCGGACGCCGTCGCCGTCGCGGTCGACGACCTCGTCGCGGCCGGGATGGTCGCCCGGGAGACGGGCGGCGTCGAGGACTACCGGCTCGTCGCGACCGCGGTCGGCGAGACGACCTCGAAGCAGTACGTCCGTCCCGAGACGGGCGAGCGGATCGTCGCCGGGCTCCGCGCGGCCGCCGACATGTCGGCGACGACGCTCACCGCCTTCGAGGTGATCTGCGACACGCCGGACATGCAGGACACGTACCTCGGGAACGCCGAGCGCGCCGACGTCTACCAGTTCGCCCGGACGAACGCCGCGCACCTCACCACGGACATGACCGAGCCGGAGGACTTCGAGGCGTGGCTGGAGTCGGTGAAGACGGCGCGCATCCTCGACGAGTGGATCGGCGGTGCGACCGTCGAGGAGCTGGTCGAGCGCTACCGGATCGGGCCCGGCGACCTCGACTCGCGGGTCGAGCGCGCGGAGTGGCTCCTGAGCGCGGCCGAGGCGCTCGGGGAGACGATCGGGGTCAGCGTCCCCGCGGTGTCGCGGGCGCGGTCGCGGCTGTGA
- a CDS encoding phytoene/squalene synthase family protein — protein MSGREHGPAEADLAWCHEAVQGVSRTFALTVDVLEEPMASQICVGYLLCRVADTVEDAGHIPPDAQSDVLRTYRRAIDPDDGTDIGEFREAVDEWLPEERDDDWTVVAEAPTIAATFEELDPEAQEAIVPPVLEMVDGMAMFVDRHATEGGLRIDDRDELEQYCYYAAGTVGNLITNLLTRGDIGEERAERLRETAEEFGLLLQLVNVSKDVYDDYTEENNVYLPAEWLEAEGVDQERVVHPENRESSARVVDRTADYARSFLDDAQAYLETMPLSNGNTMEAWTVPYLLAVGTLRELGSRPEDALTETGVKVSRQEVFAVMSAASDVGRDSLAELRQTIARTPFHRAVGSAD, from the coding sequence ATGAGCGGACGAGAACACGGCCCCGCGGAGGCCGACCTCGCGTGGTGTCACGAGGCGGTCCAGGGGGTCTCGCGGACCTTCGCGCTGACGGTCGACGTGTTGGAGGAACCGATGGCGTCGCAGATCTGCGTCGGCTACCTCCTCTGTCGCGTCGCCGACACGGTCGAGGACGCCGGGCACATCCCGCCGGACGCCCAGAGCGACGTGTTGCGGACCTATCGGCGAGCGATCGATCCGGACGACGGGACCGACATCGGCGAGTTCCGCGAGGCGGTCGACGAGTGGCTGCCCGAGGAGCGCGACGACGACTGGACCGTCGTCGCCGAGGCGCCCACCATCGCCGCGACGTTCGAGGAGCTCGACCCCGAGGCGCAGGAGGCCATCGTGCCGCCCGTACTGGAGATGGTCGACGGGATGGCGATGTTCGTCGACCGCCACGCCACCGAGGGCGGGCTCCGCATCGACGACCGCGACGAGCTAGAGCAGTACTGCTACTACGCGGCCGGCACCGTCGGCAACCTCATCACGAACCTCCTCACCCGCGGCGACATCGGCGAGGAGCGCGCGGAGCGCCTGCGGGAGACCGCCGAAGAGTTCGGGCTCCTCCTCCAGCTCGTCAACGTCTCGAAGGACGTCTACGACGACTACACCGAGGAGAACAACGTCTACCTCCCCGCCGAGTGGCTGGAGGCCGAGGGGGTCGACCAGGAGCGCGTCGTCCACCCCGAGAACCGCGAGTCGTCCGCGCGCGTCGTTGACCGCACCGCCGACTACGCCCGCTCGTTCCTCGACGACGCGCAGGCGTACCTGGAGACGATGCCGCTCTCGAACGGGAACACGATGGAGGCGTGGACCGTCCCGTACCTGCTCGCGGTCGGCACCCTCCGCGAGCTCGGGAGCCGCCCGGAGGACGCGCTCACCGAGACCGGCGTGAAGGTGTCCAGACAGGAGGTGTTCGCGGTGATGTCGGCCGCGAGCGACGTTGGCCGCGACTCGCTCGCGGAGCTGCGACAGACCATCGCCCGGACCCCGTTCCACCGCGCGGTCGGGTCGGCCGACTGA
- a CDS encoding acyl-CoA dehydrogenase family protein → MEFTLTEEQRQIRDTVAAFVDEEVVPRAAEIDETDEFPADLVEEMADLGLMGMPFPVEYEGAGLDYHSYAIGLEEISRGSGGLGTVVAAHTSLAGNMIYEFGDEAQKEEYLTALNTAEDIGAFALSEAEAGSDVPAMSTTAEREARSASERSGVAAERDGDGYVVNGGKLWISNGSVADTVTLFAKTDPDAGRKGISSFVVRPEEDDGFVVEGTEDKLGDKGCPTAELRFDDMWIPEDRLLGEEGEGFVQALKTLNGGRITIAARSVGIARAALDEAKEYAQQREQFDRPISDFQAIQHKLADMDTKARAAELLMHEAADLKMRDEEYIKEAAQAKLYASEIAREVANEGIQIHGGYGYTKDFPAERFYRDAKLSEIYEGTSEVLRNTIAQQLLEE, encoded by the coding sequence ATGGAGTTCACGCTCACCGAAGAGCAGCGTCAGATCCGCGACACGGTCGCGGCGTTCGTCGACGAGGAGGTCGTCCCCCGCGCGGCCGAGATCGACGAGACCGACGAGTTCCCCGCGGACCTGGTCGAGGAGATGGCCGACCTCGGCCTCATGGGGATGCCGTTCCCGGTCGAGTACGAGGGCGCCGGCCTCGACTACCACAGCTACGCGATCGGGCTCGAAGAGATATCCCGCGGCTCGGGCGGGCTCGGGACCGTCGTCGCGGCCCACACGTCGCTGGCCGGCAACATGATCTACGAGTTCGGCGACGAGGCGCAGAAGGAGGAGTACCTCACCGCCCTGAACACGGCCGAGGACATCGGTGCGTTCGCGCTCTCGGAGGCCGAGGCCGGCTCGGACGTGCCGGCGATGTCGACCACGGCCGAGCGCGAGGCGCGGAGCGCCTCGGAACGGAGCGGCGTCGCCGCGGAGCGCGACGGCGACGGCTACGTCGTCAACGGCGGCAAGCTCTGGATCTCGAACGGCTCCGTCGCCGACACGGTCACGCTGTTCGCCAAGACCGACCCCGACGCCGGCCGGAAGGGTATCTCGTCGTTCGTCGTGCGCCCCGAGGAGGACGACGGGTTCGTCGTCGAGGGGACGGAGGACAAGCTCGGCGACAAGGGGTGTCCGACCGCCGAGCTGCGGTTCGACGACATGTGGATCCCCGAAGACCGGCTGCTCGGCGAGGAGGGCGAGGGGTTCGTCCAGGCCCTGAAGACGCTCAACGGCGGCCGGATCACGATCGCGGCCCGGTCGGTCGGCATCGCGCGCGCCGCGCTCGACGAGGCGAAGGAGTACGCGCAACAGCGCGAGCAGTTCGACCGCCCGATCTCCGACTTCCAGGCCATCCAGCACAAGCTCGCGGACATGGACACGAAGGCCCGCGCCGCGGAGCTGCTGATGCACGAGGCGGCCGACCTGAAGATGCGCGACGAGGAGTACATCAAGGAGGCCGCGCAGGCGAAGCTGTACGCCTCCGAGATCGCTCGCGAGGTCGCCAACGAGGGGATCCAGATCCACGGCGGCTACGGCTACACCAAGGACTTCCCCGCCGAGCGCTTCTACCGCGACGCGAAGCTCTCGGAGATCTACGAAGGCACGAGCGAGGTCCTGCGCAACACGATCGCTCAGCAGCTGCTCGAAGAGTAG
- a CDS encoding PH domain-containing protein, which yields MKLAPQSVPYRALQKAAGTAVALFVIVNSGGFGLPLAVGGGAAILLVMLAYEVAYYRRFEYVLTEDTLDISSGVISRREREIPYRRIQNVDVSRGVLQRAIGVAAVDLETAGGSSTEGSIRFVTPAEATRLQREVQRRKSANSRAEDAGDGAATDPDAVGGGRDDAFAPDEEELFAISPSELALVGALSFDGRLIGLLAFLSSGSFPVLSSFLPETSAAALTATAFVGVAALFIASWLIGAGVAFSNYYGFRLSRAGDELRYERGLFRRYSGSIPTEKVQTLRITDNPAKRALGYASLSIETAGYAPGQDANSGNQSAVPIAATERVYRLAHEIESFGTPDFNRPPKRIRWRYVIRYAMIVGVLTAVAYGVNWYVSPSLPWYGVAGILVVVPPAAHLKWKHRGYWVGEDHLLTRNGFWSRTVAVVPYYRIQNVIDSRTVFQRRWGVATIVADTAGTSSLTGSDAAAVDFEVDEAETLKETLTERLATAVAERRSEGTDSFEWIDDGAEGDGSVGADEAVEGDERTGATESVEGDEEPEGDQTGSDGPVEDAVVDAEADDATTEAPADDEPEIPDDGVVRPDFSPSDRDYSEPAERIDTGGYAVDQNPSDADVAHGPNADDERDGSETEDDRDGDETNGDRNDDERADADDADDYPENGDEGPENGDSDSRP from the coding sequence GTGAAGTTAGCGCCGCAGTCGGTCCCGTACCGCGCGCTCCAGAAGGCGGCCGGGACCGCCGTCGCGCTGTTCGTGATCGTGAACAGCGGCGGGTTCGGCCTCCCGCTCGCGGTCGGCGGCGGGGCCGCGATCCTCCTCGTGATGCTCGCCTACGAGGTGGCGTACTACCGCCGGTTCGAGTACGTCCTCACGGAGGACACGCTCGACATCTCCTCCGGCGTCATCTCCCGGCGCGAGCGGGAGATCCCCTACCGGCGGATCCAGAACGTCGACGTGAGCCGCGGCGTGCTCCAGCGCGCGATCGGCGTCGCCGCGGTCGACTTAGAGACCGCCGGCGGCTCCAGCACGGAGGGGTCGATCCGCTTCGTCACGCCCGCGGAGGCGACGCGGCTCCAGCGCGAGGTTCAGCGCCGGAAGTCGGCGAACTCGCGGGCCGAGGACGCTGGCGACGGGGCGGCGACGGACCCGGACGCGGTCGGGGGCGGCCGCGACGACGCGTTCGCGCCCGACGAGGAGGAGCTGTTCGCCATCTCGCCGAGCGAGCTGGCCTTGGTCGGGGCGCTGTCGTTCGACGGGCGCCTGATCGGCCTCCTCGCCTTCCTGAGCTCCGGGTCGTTCCCGGTGTTATCGAGCTTCCTCCCGGAGACGTCGGCCGCCGCGCTCACCGCGACGGCGTTCGTTGGCGTCGCGGCGCTTTTCATCGCGTCGTGGCTGATCGGCGCGGGCGTCGCCTTCTCGAACTACTACGGGTTCCGGCTCTCACGCGCCGGCGACGAGCTCCGCTACGAGCGCGGGCTGTTCCGCCGGTACAGCGGGTCTATCCCCACCGAGAAGGTCCAGACGCTGCGGATCACGGACAACCCCGCCAAGCGCGCGCTCGGCTACGCGAGCCTCTCCATCGAGACCGCGGGGTACGCGCCCGGACAGGACGCGAATTCCGGGAACCAGTCCGCCGTGCCGATCGCCGCGACGGAGCGCGTCTACCGGCTCGCACACGAGATCGAGTCGTTCGGAACGCCGGATTTCAACCGGCCGCCCAAGCGGATCCGGTGGCGGTACGTCATCCGGTACGCGATGATCGTCGGGGTGCTCACGGCCGTCGCGTACGGCGTGAACTGGTACGTCTCGCCGTCGCTCCCGTGGTACGGCGTCGCCGGGATCCTCGTCGTCGTTCCGCCCGCGGCGCACCTGAAGTGGAAGCACCGCGGCTACTGGGTCGGCGAGGACCACCTCCTCACGCGGAACGGGTTCTGGAGCCGGACCGTCGCCGTCGTCCCGTACTACCGGATCCAGAACGTGATCGACAGCCGCACCGTGTTCCAGCGGCGGTGGGGCGTCGCGACGATCGTCGCCGACACGGCGGGGACCAGTTCGCTGACCGGCAGCGACGCCGCGGCCGTCGACTTCGAGGTCGACGAGGCCGAGACGCTGAAGGAGACGCTCACAGAGCGCCTCGCGACCGCCGTCGCGGAGCGCCGGAGCGAGGGGACCGACTCCTTCGAGTGGATCGACGACGGCGCGGAGGGAGACGGCAGCGTCGGAGCGGACGAGGCCGTCGAAGGCGACGAACGGACCGGAGCGACGGAGAGCGTCGAAGGCGACGAGGAGCCCGAAGGCGACCAGACCGGCAGCGACGGTCCCGTCGAGGACGCGGTCGTCGACGCGGAAGCGGACGACGCGACGACCGAGGCGCCTGCGGACGACGAGCCCGAGATACCCGACGACGGCGTCGTCCGTCCGGATTTCTCGCCGAGCGACCGCGACTACTCGGAGCCCGCGGAGCGGATCGACACGGGCGGCTACGCGGTCGACCAGAACCCCTCAGACGCCGACGTCGCGCACGGCCCGAACGCGGACGATGAGCGGGACGGAAGCGAGACCGAGGACGACCGGGACGGAGACGAGACGAACGGCGACCGCAACGATGACGAACGGGCGGACGCCGACGACGCTGACGACTATCCCGAGAACGGCGACGAAGGCCCCGAGAACGGCGACTCCGACTCGCGGCCCTGA
- a CDS encoding PH domain-containing protein: MTAQTLHPRVQVVWVLRAVLLSALVTAPFAGGAYLEYLPRWAPVAVGAVVLTLTVAHALLRYRRWSYEIREDAIYLDRGVITQVRTTVPLVRIQHVDSRRGPIERTVGLASCVVYTAGSRGADVRIPGLTPDGASDLREELKRLAIRADGEDAV; the protein is encoded by the coding sequence ATGACGGCACAGACGCTTCACCCCCGAGTCCAAGTCGTGTGGGTCCTCCGCGCGGTGCTGCTCTCGGCGCTCGTCACCGCGCCGTTCGCCGGCGGCGCGTACCTCGAATACCTCCCGCGGTGGGCCCCGGTCGCCGTCGGGGCCGTCGTCCTGACGCTCACCGTCGCGCACGCGCTGCTCCGCTACCGCCGCTGGAGCTACGAGATCCGCGAGGACGCGATCTACCTCGACCGCGGCGTGATCACGCAGGTGCGGACGACGGTGCCGCTGGTCCGGATCCAGCACGTCGACTCCCGCCGCGGCCCGATCGAGCGGACGGTCGGGCTCGCCTCCTGCGTGGTGTACACCGCGGGATCGCGCGGCGCGGACGTGCGGATCCCCGGGCTGACGCCGGACGGCGCGAGCGACCTCCGCGAGGAGCTGAAGCGGCTGGCGATCCGCGCCGACGGGGAGGACGCGGTGTGA